A stretch of Anoplopoma fimbria isolate UVic2021 breed Golden Eagle Sablefish chromosome 4, Afim_UVic_2022, whole genome shotgun sequence DNA encodes these proteins:
- the sqstm1 gene encoding LOW QUALITY PROTEIN: sequestosome-1 (The sequence of the model RefSeq protein was modified relative to this genomic sequence to represent the inferred CDS: inserted 1 base in 1 codon; substituted 1 base at 1 genomic stop codon), whose product MSVTVKAYLLARDESVKEVRRFTVDQEVSSSYEYLNRKTTSVFTHLKSIHLFYKDEDDDLVAFSSDDELMMGLTCMKDSTFRLYIKEKKENRRDFPLHAFPPFTFGHPPPPPGAPQAPPHHMAPPPLHRDVTCDGCEGPVVGTRFKCSVCPNYDLCSSCQARGTHTEHALLPIWHPLQWFPRGKWMKRMRHCMWNQNLNLNHAQDQDQDQDQDQDKTGTSRPATDSSAPSASQANVDYLMTIGEGVAAMLNPLGIDVDIDVEHEGQRSKVTPSPQGGXVEAEVGGASSEGSKVSSSPVXRCTGDLSDPVHALQVCRDSDEEWTHLSPREVDPSTGELQSLQPRDQDRDQDRDQDQDQDQGPLSGQQGPTGLREAALYPHLPQEADPRLVESLSHMLSMGFTDEGGWLTRLLQAKNFDIGAALDAIQYAKQPRPQQP is encoded by the exons ATGTCGGTGACCGTGAAGGCCTACCTGCTGGCCAGAGACGAGTCCGTGAAGGAGGTCCGGAGGTTCACGGTGGACCAGGAGGTGTCCTCCAGCTACGAGTACCTGAACCGGAAGACCACCAGCGTGTTCACTCACCTGAAGAGCATCCACCTGTTCTACAAAG atgaagatgatgacCTGGTGGCGTTTTCCTCTGATGATGAACTGATGATGGGTCTCACCTGTATGAAGGATTCCACCTTCCGCCTCTACATCAAAG agaagaaggagaaccGTCGAGACTTTCCTCTCCACGCCTTCCCTCCCTTCACCTTCggccaccctcctcctccacctggagCTCCTCAGGCTCCGCCCCACCACATGGCCCCGCCCCCACTGCACCGTGATGTCACCTGTGACGGCTGCGAGGGTCCCGTGGTCGGAACCCGCTTTAAGTGTTCCGTGTGTCCCAACTACGACCTGTGTTCGTCCTGCCAGGCTCGAGGGACGCACACCGAGCACGCTCTGCTGCCCATCTGGCACCCGCTGCAG tggTTCCCTCGAGGGAAGTGGATGAAAAGGATGAGACACTGCATGTGGAAccagaacctgaacctgaaccatgctcaggaccaggaccaggaccaggaccaggatcaGGACAAGACCGGAACCTCCAGACCTGCTACTGACAGCAGCGCCCCCTCTG CCTCACAGGCCAACGTGGACTACCTGATGACCATCGGCGAGGGCGTAGCGGCCATGTTGAACCCGCTGG gtatcGATGTGGACATCGATGTGGAGCACGAGGgccagaggtcaaaggtgaccCCTTCCCCTCAGGGTG GGGTGGAGGCAGAGGTGGGCGGAGCCAGCAgtgaggggtcaaaggtcagttcATCACCTGTGTGACGTTGTACAGGTGATCTGT CTGACCCGGTCCATGCTCTTCAGGTGTGCAGAGACTCCGATGAGGAGTGGACTCACCTGAGCCCCAGAGAGGTCGACCCCTCCACCGGAGAGCTGCAGTCCCTGCAGCCCAGGGACCAGGACCGGGACCAGGAccgggaccaggaccaggaccaggaccagggtCCCCTGTCGGGACAGCAGGGTCCAACAGGTCTGAGGGAGGCGGCTCTGTACCCTCACCTGCCTCAAG AGGCGGACCCCCGTCTGGTGGAGTCCCTGTCTCACATGCTGTCGATGGGTTTCACCGATGAAGGCGGCTGGTTGACTCGTCTCCTTCAGGCCAAAAACTTCGACATTGGTGCGGCGCTCGACGCCATCCAGTATGCCAAACAGCCCCGCCCACAGCagccctga